Proteins co-encoded in one Desulfuromonas sp. genomic window:
- a CDS encoding HAD family hydrolase: MKGIRGVIFDCDGVLFESRRANLAYYNAIFEHLGEAPVRSADREKAHLCHTAASPQVFETLLGPERRKDALAFAAGLDYRTFIPYMTPEPGMVESLAALSRFLPLAVATNRGTSMPEILAHFDLTRFFRAVVTSRDVARPKPHPDMLHLAARQLGLPESSLLFVGDSELDRDAAGEAGICFAAYQGGVDGDVRIDHHQDLVRMLEG, from the coding sequence ATGAAAGGGATTCGCGGGGTCATTTTTGACTGCGACGGGGTTCTCTTCGAGAGCCGGCGGGCCAACCTCGCCTATTACAATGCCATTTTTGAGCATTTGGGCGAGGCTCCGGTCCGCTCAGCGGACCGTGAGAAGGCCCATCTCTGTCACACAGCGGCGAGTCCGCAGGTCTTCGAGACTCTCCTCGGGCCGGAACGGCGCAAGGATGCCCTGGCTTTTGCCGCGGGCCTCGATTACCGGACCTTTATTCCCTACATGACTCCAGAGCCCGGGATGGTCGAGAGTCTGGCCGCCCTGTCACGGTTCCTGCCCCTCGCCGTGGCCACCAACCGGGGCACCAGCATGCCTGAAATTCTGGCCCATTTCGACCTGACCCGGTTCTTTCGCGCCGTGGTGACGAGTCGCGACGTGGCCCGGCCGAAGCCGCATCCCGACATGCTCCACTTGGCGGCAAGGCAACTGGGCCTTCCGGAAAGTTCTCTGTTGTTCGTCGGTGATTCGGAACTGGACCGCGATGCCGCCGGCGAGGCAGGGATCTGTTTCGCAGCCTATCAAGGTGGGGTGGACGGCGACGTCAGGATAGACCATCACCAGGACCTGGTGAGGATGCTGGAGGGGTAA
- a CDS encoding STAS domain-containing protein, which produces MIVRIEEKGSVVLIEVKEERLDAHNSGELKAQMLNLFEEGKNDIIIDLKEVRFIDSSGLGALVSGFKNASARSGNLKLCNLQPQVKSMFELTRLHRVFEIFPDAEEAFASF; this is translated from the coding sequence ATGATTGTGCGCATCGAAGAAAAAGGCTCTGTGGTTCTGATCGAAGTCAAGGAGGAACGGTTGGACGCCCACAACAGCGGAGAGTTGAAGGCTCAGATGCTGAACCTTTTCGAGGAAGGCAAAAACGACATCATCATCGATCTCAAGGAAGTGCGCTTCATCGACTCGTCGGGCCTGGGTGCTCTGGTTTCGGGGTTTAAAAACGCAAGCGCCCGGAGCGGAAACCTCAAGCTCTGCAACCTTCAACCTCAAGTCAAGTCAATGTTCGAACTCACGCGTTTGCACCGGGTCTTTGAAATATTTCCCGATGCCGAAGAGGCGTTTGCCAGTTTTTAG
- a CDS encoding ATP-binding protein — protein MPDKIEVTIKVPNQTRYLSLIGKIGEDIARTLKRYKGDREELAYHINLVLTEAMANAIRHANLDDPEKEVRITIRILDRILNIKVYDQGRGFDIGTLPGPDIKGLNERGRGVYIIRSLMDQVSYRKYKGGHVLEMKKSLQ, from the coding sequence ATGCCTGACAAGATCGAAGTGACCATCAAAGTTCCCAACCAAACCCGCTACCTGAGCCTCATCGGGAAGATCGGGGAGGATATCGCCCGGACCCTGAAGAGGTACAAGGGCGACCGGGAGGAACTGGCCTATCACATCAACCTGGTCCTGACCGAAGCCATGGCCAACGCCATCCGCCACGCCAACCTGGACGATCCGGAAAAAGAGGTCCGCATTACGATCCGCATTCTGGACAGGATTTTGAACATCAAAGTCTACGATCAGGGCCGGGGCTTCGACATCGGCACCCTGCCGGGCCCGGACATCAAGGGGCTCAACGAGAGGGGGCGCGGTGTCTATATCATCCGTTCCCTCATGGACCAGGTAAGCTATCGGAAATACAAAGGGGGGCATGTCCTGGAAATGAAAAAATCACTCCAGTAG
- the lgt gene encoding prolipoprotein diacylglyceryl transferase, whose translation MTYPQIDPVIFHLGPLAVRWYGFMYLVGFVAGYFIIRRLARLRNLPLKGEELSDLLFYAVLGVILGARLGYTLIYNLSYYLQHPLEIFAVWEGGMSFHGGLIGVIVGTILFCRKKGLPILLTGDILVSAAPIGLGCGRIGNFINGELWGRVTDVPWGMVFPGAGAAPRHPSQLYEAFLEGGVLFLILWILQHRKVPAGVPMAAFFLFYGVFRFSVEFFRQPDAHLGFLWAGASMGQLLSLPMILLGIAGIVVFARRGKKG comes from the coding sequence CTGACTTATCCCCAGATCGATCCGGTCATTTTTCACCTCGGCCCCCTCGCCGTTCGCTGGTACGGTTTCATGTACCTGGTGGGCTTCGTGGCGGGGTATTTCATTATCCGGCGTCTGGCCCGCCTTAGGAATCTTCCCCTGAAGGGGGAGGAGCTGTCCGACCTGCTGTTCTATGCCGTACTCGGTGTTATTCTCGGGGCGCGCCTGGGGTATACCCTGATCTACAACCTTTCTTATTACCTTCAGCACCCCCTGGAGATTTTCGCCGTTTGGGAAGGTGGGATGAGTTTTCATGGTGGCCTGATCGGCGTCATCGTGGGGACGATTCTCTTTTGCCGGAAAAAGGGGCTGCCGATCCTGCTGACCGGGGACATTCTTGTCAGCGCAGCACCCATCGGACTGGGGTGCGGACGGATTGGAAACTTCATCAACGGCGAGTTGTGGGGACGGGTAACGGACGTTCCCTGGGGAATGGTCTTCCCGGGCGCAGGGGCTGCTCCCCGGCATCCAAGCCAGCTTTACGAGGCGTTTCTCGAGGGCGGGGTCCTGTTCCTGATTCTCTGGATTCTTCAACATCGCAAGGTGCCCGCGGGTGTCCCTATGGCCGCGTTTTTCCTCTTCTACGGAGTTTTCCGTTTTTCCGTCGAATTTTTCCGTCAGCCCGACGCCCACCTCGGGTTTCTCTGGGCCGGGGCCTCCATGGGCCAATTGCTGTCGCTGCCGATGATCCTTCTCGGGATTGCGGGGATCGTTGTTTTCGCGCGTCGGGGGAAAAAGGGATGA
- the sppA gene encoding signal peptide peptidase SppA, with translation MKKRPFLMALALLGAIFLFFLVLIYLLAGFMGRTTSFPLGEKVGVVEVLGVITSSKKTIEHLNQFKKDDSVKAIVLRIESPGGGVGPSQEIHDEVRKLAEVKPVVVSMGSVGASGGYYVAVPARRIFANAGTITGSIGVIMEFTSVQELLGKIGLSSQVVKSGQHKDIGSPLREMTEEDRTILQGVIDDVHVQFVHAVAEGRGLPVEEVASLADGRIFTGRQAMEAGLVDDLGNMQDAVVAAAEYAGLDGEPRIVYPPKDKGEVLEYFIQEAVSGFGRGLQERTGTGLQFLWPGVE, from the coding sequence ATGAAAAAGAGACCCTTCCTGATGGCCCTGGCGCTCCTTGGCGCCATCTTTTTGTTTTTCCTAGTTCTCATTTACCTTCTTGCCGGTTTCATGGGGCGGACGACGAGCTTCCCTTTGGGTGAGAAAGTCGGGGTGGTCGAGGTCCTTGGGGTAATTACGTCCTCGAAGAAAACCATCGAACACCTGAATCAATTCAAAAAGGACGATTCGGTTAAGGCCATCGTTCTGCGCATCGAATCTCCCGGCGGCGGGGTCGGACCCTCTCAGGAGATCCACGATGAGGTTCGTAAGCTTGCTGAGGTCAAGCCCGTCGTCGTTTCGATGGGGTCTGTTGGCGCTTCGGGAGGTTACTATGTAGCGGTTCCCGCCCGGCGCATATTTGCCAATGCGGGGACCATCACAGGCAGTATCGGTGTCATCATGGAGTTCACCAGTGTTCAGGAGCTCCTTGGGAAAATCGGTCTGAGCAGTCAGGTTGTCAAGAGTGGCCAGCACAAAGACATCGGATCACCTCTGAGAGAAATGACTGAAGAGGACCGCACCATCCTTCAGGGGGTCATTGACGACGTGCATGTGCAATTCGTACATGCCGTCGCCGAGGGGCGTGGTCTTCCCGTTGAGGAAGTCGCATCCCTCGCCGATGGACGCATCTTTACCGGCAGGCAGGCGATGGAAGCTGGCCTGGTCGATGACCTTGGCAACATGCAGGATGCCGTAGTGGCGGCCGCAGAGTATGCCGGTCTGGACGGGGAGCCGAGAATCGTCTATCCCCCGAAGGACAAGGGGGAGGTTCTGGAATATTTCATCCAGGAGGCCGTCAGCGGTTTCGGGCGCGGCCTTCAGGAACGAACGGGAACGGGTCTGCAGTTTCTTTGGCCCGGAGTTGAATAG
- a CDS encoding hotdog domain-containing protein — translation MDLKTHPSISAQWVGEPVELAPRRAVARLQTRQEMCADGRGLVHGGFAFGLADYAAMLAVNDPHVVLGAAEVKFLAPVRCGETLTARAQVEEKNGKKRLVTCSVTSDREVFVGTFTCFVLPGHVLDQ, via the coding sequence ATGGATCTCAAAACCCATCCGTCCATTTCGGCCCAATGGGTCGGCGAACCGGTGGAACTCGCTCCCAGGAGGGCTGTGGCCCGTCTTCAGACACGGCAGGAGATGTGCGCGGACGGCAGAGGACTGGTACACGGAGGGTTCGCTTTTGGCCTGGCAGACTATGCGGCCATGCTGGCAGTCAACGACCCTCATGTCGTTCTCGGCGCAGCAGAGGTGAAATTCCTTGCACCTGTTCGTTGCGGGGAAACCCTTACGGCGCGAGCTCAAGTCGAGGAGAAGAACGGAAAGAAGCGCCTGGTGACCTGCTCCGTGACTTCCGACCGGGAGGTTTTTGTCGGGACGTTTACCTGTTTCGTCCTTCCGGGGCATGTGTTGGACCAGTGA
- the ispH gene encoding 4-hydroxy-3-methylbut-2-enyl diphosphate reductase, translating to MKILLAKSAGFCFGVKRAINMAYEATEKHEHLCSLGPIIHSPQVVEKLREKGVRDVESLEEGTEGAVIVRSHGVTAQELRKARSFELEIVDATCPFVKKAQEHAASLNREGYAVVLVGEEEHPEVQGILSYAEGGGEVFVVADRKQAEGLPRKKRLGVVAQTTQSLDNLRQVVEVCLEKSQELRVFNTICDATALRQDEAQAIARQVEVMLVLGGYNSANTNRLAEICLNIQPRTHHVETAAEIDPDWFHGVESVGITAGASTPLWIIDEVLEKVRFRGK from the coding sequence TTGAAGATCCTCCTTGCCAAGAGCGCCGGGTTTTGCTTTGGGGTCAAGAGGGCCATTAATATGGCTTACGAGGCTACCGAGAAGCATGAACATCTTTGCTCTCTGGGGCCGATTATACACTCTCCCCAGGTCGTGGAAAAACTCCGGGAGAAGGGGGTGCGGGATGTTGAGTCTCTTGAGGAAGGTACCGAAGGTGCGGTCATCGTGCGCTCTCACGGGGTCACCGCACAAGAGTTGAGAAAGGCCCGCTCCTTCGAGCTGGAGATTGTCGATGCCACATGCCCCTTCGTCAAGAAGGCGCAGGAACATGCCGCCTCTTTGAACCGCGAGGGTTACGCCGTGGTTCTGGTCGGGGAAGAAGAGCATCCCGAGGTTCAGGGTATCCTCTCCTACGCCGAAGGCGGGGGAGAGGTCTTCGTCGTGGCCGACCGGAAGCAGGCGGAGGGGCTTCCACGGAAGAAACGGTTGGGGGTGGTTGCCCAGACCACCCAGTCTCTCGACAACCTGCGGCAGGTGGTGGAGGTCTGCTTGGAGAAAAGCCAGGAGTTGAGGGTTTTTAACACCATTTGCGACGCCACCGCCCTGCGGCAGGACGAGGCCCAGGCCATCGCCCGGCAGGTCGAGGTCATGCTGGTTCTCGGCGGCTACAACAGTGCCAATACCAACCGTCTTGCTGAGATCTGCCTGAATATCCAGCCGCGGACCCACCATGTGGAGACCGCCGCCGAGATCGATCCAGACTGGTTCCATGGGGTCGAATCGGTCGGAATTACCGCCGGTGCCTCCACTCCCCTGTGGATTATCGATGAGGTTTTGGAAAAGGTTCGTTTTCGGGGAAAATAA
- a CDS encoding RluA family pseudouridine synthase: MAKSRYLFFPDHDDAGTRLDQFLFLSMKDLSRTVLRKVIDLGGVHVGGRRLRRCSYPVKKGEKVEVFLDSGPLDAFSLSEKDIVFRDPYLLALAKPSGVETQPTPARYRGTLYEALLRFLHNPYRPHDRPELGMVQRLDRETSGIMVFSIHPRAHRGLTGTFSERRVHKVYLALVAGCPEPKQGEFRSLLARKRSTNLMTSVEKGGKEAITRYRVVEGGAEASLVEVEILTGRSHQIRVHFAEAGHPILGDTRYGGTRRLGEHEVPRQMLHAWRLDFRHPVGEEKLELEASPPEDMARLMRALGG; the protein is encoded by the coding sequence GTGGCAAAAAGCCGTTATCTATTTTTTCCAGATCACGATGACGCGGGGACGCGTCTCGACCAATTCCTTTTTCTCAGCATGAAGGACCTCTCCCGCACCGTCCTGCGAAAGGTGATCGACTTGGGTGGGGTGCATGTGGGAGGTCGTCGCCTGCGGCGCTGCTCTTACCCGGTCAAAAAGGGCGAGAAGGTGGAAGTCTTTCTGGATAGCGGTCCCTTGGACGCCTTTTCTCTGTCGGAGAAGGACATTGTATTCAGGGACCCGTACCTCCTTGCCCTCGCCAAGCCCTCCGGAGTTGAAACCCAGCCAACGCCGGCCCGTTATCGGGGTACCCTCTACGAGGCCCTGTTGCGTTTTTTGCACAATCCCTATCGTCCTCATGACCGACCGGAACTCGGGATGGTGCAGCGACTCGACCGTGAGACTTCGGGAATCATGGTCTTTTCCATACATCCCAGGGCCCATCGGGGATTGACGGGGACATTTTCCGAACGGCGGGTCCACAAGGTCTATCTGGCCCTGGTGGCAGGATGCCCCGAACCGAAACAGGGGGAGTTCCGATCCCTGTTGGCGCGTAAACGATCGACCAACCTCATGACGTCCGTGGAAAAAGGGGGAAAAGAGGCCATCACACGATACCGGGTTGTCGAGGGGGGGGCCGAAGCCTCCCTGGTTGAGGTGGAAATCCTTACCGGCCGTTCACACCAGATCCGAGTTCATTTCGCCGAAGCGGGCCATCCCATCCTTGGAGATACGCGCTACGGTGGCACTCGACGCCTGGGTGAGCACGAGGTCCCCCGGCAGATGCTCCATGCCTGGCGTCTCGATTTCCGCCACCCGGTGGGGGAGGAAAAACTAGAACTGGAGGCATCTCCTCCGGAGGACATGGCAAGGCTCATGCGCGCGCTGGGCGGCTAG
- a CDS encoding 30S ribosomal protein S1, with amino-acid sequence MVENNETINEENEEESMDMEEMDMEEMEMSFEDMLESGLKELKAGNVVKGTIVQVNPDSVVVDVGGKSEGVIPSNEFRIEDKQLELKVGDEFDVLIERTENESGLISLSKEKADRQKVWNTLEEGANVEGRIVSRIKGGLSVDIGVNAFLPGSQVDLRPVRNLEKMLGQNFEFKIIKLNKRRGNIVLSRRILLEEQRESQRSDTLKTLEEGQTVEGVVKNLTDYGAFIDLGGIDGLLHITDMSWGRVTHPSDILSVGDKINVKVLKFDREKERVSLGLKQIAPDPWLEVEAKFPVGSRVNGKVVSLTDYGSFVELEEGVEGLIHVSEMSWTKRIKHPNKTLSIGDEIESVVLALDVPNRRISLGLKQIEPNPWEVIGEKFPIGTVIEGQVKNITDFGIFVGVDEGIDGLVHISDLSWVKRIKHPSELYKKGDLVKAAVLNIDRENERFSLGIKQLTPDPWEAIPNRFAPGTILRGKVTSVTDFGIFLEVEEGIEGLIHVSEISKEKIDTPKSFANVGDDLEAVVLNVDTVDRKIALSIKHLSDQKEKAEVDAFLGAQKSATSNLGALLQGAMDKESGKKDEE; translated from the coding sequence ATGGTGGAAAACAACGAAACAATCAACGAAGAAAACGAAGAAGAATCCATGGACATGGAAGAGATGGACATGGAGGAGATGGAAATGAGCTTCGAGGACATGCTTGAGAGCGGTCTCAAGGAGCTCAAGGCCGGCAACGTGGTCAAAGGGACCATTGTGCAGGTCAACCCCGATTCGGTGGTCGTCGATGTCGGCGGCAAATCCGAAGGGGTGATCCCCTCCAATGAGTTCCGCATTGAAGATAAGCAGCTGGAACTCAAAGTCGGCGACGAATTCGACGTCCTGATCGAGCGCACCGAGAATGAAAGTGGGCTGATCAGTCTCTCCAAGGAAAAGGCCGACCGGCAAAAGGTCTGGAACACCCTCGAGGAGGGGGCCAACGTGGAGGGCCGGATCGTTTCCCGCATCAAGGGCGGGCTTTCCGTCGACATCGGCGTCAACGCTTTTCTGCCCGGTTCCCAGGTGGACCTTCGCCCGGTTCGCAATCTGGAGAAGATGCTGGGGCAGAATTTCGAGTTCAAGATCATCAAGCTCAACAAGCGGCGCGGAAACATCGTCCTCTCGAGGCGCATCCTTCTGGAAGAACAGCGGGAGAGCCAGCGTTCCGATACGCTCAAGACTCTCGAAGAGGGGCAGACGGTCGAAGGGGTCGTTAAAAACCTCACCGACTACGGTGCGTTTATCGACCTCGGCGGGATCGACGGCTTGCTGCACATCACCGATATGTCCTGGGGGCGGGTCACCCATCCTTCGGATATCCTTTCCGTCGGCGATAAGATCAACGTCAAGGTCCTCAAGTTCGACCGTGAAAAGGAGCGCGTCTCCCTCGGCCTGAAACAGATCGCGCCCGATCCTTGGCTGGAGGTCGAAGCGAAGTTCCCCGTCGGCTCCAGGGTCAATGGCAAGGTCGTCAGTCTGACCGATTACGGCTCTTTCGTCGAGCTCGAAGAGGGTGTCGAGGGCCTGATCCACGTCTCGGAAATGAGCTGGACCAAGCGGATCAAGCATCCCAACAAGACCCTGAGCATCGGCGACGAGATCGAGTCCGTTGTGCTGGCTCTCGATGTGCCCAATCGGCGCATCTCTCTCGGCCTCAAGCAGATCGAACCCAATCCCTGGGAGGTCATCGGGGAGAAGTTCCCGATCGGCACGGTCATCGAGGGACAGGTCAAGAATATCACCGATTTCGGTATCTTTGTCGGCGTCGACGAGGGCATCGATGGTCTGGTCCACATCTCCGACCTTTCGTGGGTTAAGCGGATCAAGCACCCTTCCGAACTCTACAAGAAGGGGGATCTTGTCAAGGCCGCCGTGCTCAATATCGATCGCGAAAACGAGCGCTTCTCCCTCGGGATCAAGCAGTTGACCCCTGATCCCTGGGAAGCGATTCCGAACCGATTCGCACCCGGAACCATCCTCCGCGGCAAGGTGACCTCGGTTACCGATTTTGGGATTTTCCTCGAGGTTGAGGAGGGGATCGAGGGTCTGATCCACGTCTCCGAAATCAGCAAGGAGAAGATCGATACTCCCAAGAGCTTCGCCAATGTTGGGGACGATCTCGAGGCCGTCGTGTTGAACGTCGATACGGTTGATCGCAAGATCGCACTTTCCATCAAGCACCTCTCCGATCAGAAGGAGAAGGCCGAAGTGGACGCCTTCCTTGGCGCGCAGAAGAGCGCCACCTCCAATCTTGGAGCCCTGCTGCAGGGTGCCATGGATAAGGAAAGCGGCAAGAAGGACGAAGAGTAA
- the aroA gene encoding 3-phosphoshikimate 1-carboxyvinyltransferase, with protein MKRETQSVRPAQRLGGEITVPGDKSISHRSVMFGSLAEGPTIVRGFLRGEDNLATLNAFRAMGISIEERAGGELRIEGRGLHGLTEPEDVIDCGNSGTTIRLMTGLLSGQYFFSVLTGDRYLRRRPMKRVVSPLASMGASIWGRGGGDLAPLAIRGGGLRAAEYESPIASAQVKSALLLAGLYADGTTTVREPHLSRDHSERMLDYFGADLQVFDDGVSLNGGPRLEGREVSVPGDISSAAFFMVAALICPDTELVIRNVGVNPTRSGIIDILQGMGGRLELLDQREVSGEPVADILVKSSTLKGIEIGGSLVPRAIDEFPVISVAAAFAEGTTVIRDARELKVKETDRIAAMTSELGKLGGRIVALEDGMEITGVEELEGGSVSSWGDHRIAMSLAVAGLRSKAQVTIDDTGCTATSFPSFWSLLDGVRAER; from the coding sequence ATGAAGAGAGAGACCCAGTCCGTTCGCCCCGCACAGCGCCTTGGCGGCGAGATCACCGTTCCGGGCGACAAGTCCATTTCCCATCGATCCGTGATGTTCGGCTCTCTCGCCGAGGGACCCACGATCGTTCGCGGGTTTTTGCGGGGAGAAGACAACCTGGCCACCCTTAATGCTTTTCGCGCCATGGGGATTTCCATCGAGGAACGTGCCGGCGGGGAGCTCCGGATCGAAGGGCGGGGCCTTCACGGGTTGACCGAACCTGAGGACGTCATCGACTGCGGCAATTCGGGCACCACCATTCGGCTCATGACCGGTTTGCTCTCAGGGCAGTACTTTTTTTCGGTGCTCACCGGGGACCGCTATCTGCGGCGCCGTCCCATGAAAAGGGTGGTCTCCCCCCTTGCATCCATGGGCGCTTCTATCTGGGGGCGGGGAGGGGGGGATCTCGCTCCTCTGGCTATCCGGGGCGGCGGGCTTCGGGCGGCTGAGTACGAATCGCCCATCGCCAGTGCCCAGGTCAAGTCGGCTCTGCTCCTTGCCGGGTTGTATGCCGATGGCACAACGACGGTCCGTGAGCCGCACCTCTCCCGGGACCACAGCGAGAGAATGCTTGATTATTTCGGCGCTGATCTTCAGGTCTTCGACGACGGGGTCTCCTTGAACGGCGGGCCGCGCCTTGAGGGAAGGGAGGTCTCCGTCCCCGGTGACATCTCCTCGGCGGCCTTTTTCATGGTGGCCGCCCTGATCTGTCCCGATACCGAGTTGGTGATCCGCAATGTGGGGGTCAATCCCACCCGCAGCGGAATCATCGACATTCTGCAGGGGATGGGTGGCCGGTTGGAACTCCTCGACCAGCGTGAGGTCTCCGGGGAGCCGGTCGCGGACATTCTCGTGAAAAGCAGCACCCTCAAGGGGATCGAGATCGGCGGGAGCCTCGTGCCCCGCGCCATCGACGAATTTCCCGTCATCAGCGTCGCAGCCGCCTTTGCCGAGGGGACGACCGTGATTCGGGACGCTCGTGAGCTGAAGGTCAAGGAGACCGACCGTATCGCTGCCATGACATCGGAACTCGGCAAGCTGGGAGGCCGGATTGTGGCCCTTGAGGATGGCATGGAGATTACCGGGGTCGAAGAACTCGAAGGCGGCAGCGTCTCCTCCTGGGGAGACCATCGCATCGCCATGAGTCTGGCCGTGGCCGGCCTTCGGAGCAAAGCGCAGGTGACGATCGACGACACCGGATGCACCGCCACATCCTTTCCAAGCTTCTGGTCTCTGTTGGACGGGGTGAGGGCAGAGAGGTAG
- a CDS encoding integration host factor subunit beta gives MTKSELVERLSLSNDELNKKEAELVVNTIFDSIGNALVGGDRVEIRGFGYFSIRLRDAREARNPKSGEVVKIPRKKTPFFKTGKELRERVNS, from the coding sequence ATGACGAAAAGTGAACTAGTGGAGCGGCTTTCGCTATCCAATGACGAGTTAAACAAAAAAGAGGCCGAGCTGGTGGTCAATACGATCTTCGACAGTATCGGCAATGCCCTGGTGGGTGGGGACCGGGTCGAGATCCGGGGCTTCGGGTACTTTAGCATTCGGCTTCGGGATGCCCGGGAAGCCAGAAACCCCAAGAGCGGGGAGGTCGTCAAGATCCCGAGGAAGAAAACCCCTTTCTTCAAGACCGGCAAAGAACTTCGGGAAAGAGTTAACAGCTAA